One segment of Solanum lycopersicum chromosome 1, SLM_r2.1 DNA contains the following:
- the LOC104645417 gene encoding uncharacterized protein: protein MTNSASTSTALDSVPSSGIDAGSHFYIHPSDNPGAILVPVPFNGTGFHSWRRSVLRSLSVKNKLVFINGECKRPEMNHSSYRQWVRCDDMVTSWILNSLDRDIAGSVEYVNDALELWTELEDRYDQTNGAKLYQTQKEINDLNQGILDITTYYTRMKKLWEELNSLCVSSQCSCVCVYGAKANVQKAEQDRRLIQFLMGLNVVYTTIRGSILMMNPLPSLAQAFALLVQEEKQREFKPNNQLFTESSSLAAVSSSSGGRSFQTNYSTSNTTPRGRPFCDYCRRPGHVRAKCYKLHGYPSNDTNGSARDQHNPRSTVQNTYPNPRHNNKGRGASANSVRLSCDGDTSGQTKESSSTSCNDPKGNENISITKEQYDQVSHLLNQFQNDGVCGSVNFAGPFTEEASGNW from the exons ATGACAAATTCTGCATCTACGAGCACTGCATTAGACAGTGTTCCTTCATCTGGGATTGATGCAGGGAGTCACTTTTACATTCATCCCTCAGACAATCCTGGAGCAATACTTGTACCAGTTCCTTTCAATGGCACTGGTTTTCATTCATGGCGTCGTAGTGTACTTCGTTCCTTGTCAGTGAAGAACAAGCTAGTGTTCATCAATGGTGAGTGTAAGAGACCAGAGATGAACCATTCCAGTTATCGTCAATGGGTGAGATGTGATGATATGGTCACCTCATGGATTCTCAACTCTCTAGATCGAGACATTGCTGGTAGTGTTGAATATGTTAATGATGCTTTGGAATTATGGACAGAACTGGAGGATCGATATGATCAGACGAATGGAGCAAAATTGTATCAAACTCAGAAGGAGATAAATGACCTTAATCAAGGTATTCTCGATATCACAACATATTACACTCGTAtgaagaaactttgggaggAGTTAAATAGTTTGTGTGTTTCAAGTCAGTGtagttgtgtgtgtgtgtatggaGCTAAAGCTAATGTTCAGAAGGCAGAGCAAGACAGACGTTTGATTCAATTTCTGATGGGCTTGAATGTGGTATATACTACAATTAGGGGAAGTATCTTGATGATGAATCCCTTGCCATCCTTGGCACAAGCTTTTGCCTTACTAGTGCAGGAGGAAAAACAACGAGAATTTAAACCAAATAATCAACTGTTTACTGAGAGTAGTTCTCTAGCTGCAGTTTCATCAAGTTCAGGAGGTAGAAGCTTTCAAACAAACTATTCTACCTCCAACACAACACCAAGGGGAAGACCTTTCTGTGACTATTGTAGAAGACCAGGACATGTTAGAGCAAAGTGTTACAAGTTGCATGGCTATCCATCTAATGACACAAATGGCTCTGCTCGTGATCAGCATAATCCAAGGAGCACAGTTCAAAACACATATCCAAATCCAAGGCATAACAATAAAGGAAGAGGTGCATCAGCAAACTCTGTAAGACTATCCTGTGATGGAGATACTAGTGGACAAACAAAGGAATCAAGTTCAACATCTTGTAATGACCCTAAAGGAAATGAGAACATCAGTATCACCAAGGAGCAATATGATCAAGTTTCTCACTTGCTGAATCAGTTTCAAAATGATGGAGTGTGTGGATCTGTGAACTTTGCAG GCCCCTTCACTGAAGAGGCCTCTGGAAATTGGTAA
- the LOC101246189 gene encoding CDPK-related protein kinase isoform X2, with amino-acid sequence MTTAISIEDVRREVKILRALTGHNNLIQFYDAFEDRDNVYIVMELCQGGELLDRILARGGKYSEEDAKDVMVQILNVVAFCHLQGVVHRDLKPENFLFLSKDESSPLKAIDFGLSDFVRPDEKLNDIVGSAYYVAPEVLHRSYGIEADVWSIGVIAYILLCGSRPFWARTESGIFRAVLKADPTYDEAPWPTLTSEANDFVKRLLNKDPRKRMSAAQALCHPWMRNHSGAKLPLDILIFRLMKAYMRSSSLRKAALRALSKTLTADELFYLKEQFALLEPDKNGNIKLENIRSALMKYGTDAMKESRIPDFLASLNALQYRKMDFEEFCAAALSVHQLEALERWEQHARCAYEIFDKDGNRAIVIEELASELGLGPSIPVHAVLNDWIRHTDGKLSFLGFVKLLHGPSTRGLAKAQ; translated from the exons ATGACAACAGCTATTTCCATTGAGGATGTCAGACGGGAAGTTAAAATTTTGCGCGCGTTAACAGGACATAACAATCTGATACAATTCTATGATGCATTTGAAGATCGGGATAATGTCTACATTGTGATGGA GTTATGCCAAGGAGGAGAGCTCCTTGATAGAATACTTGCACG GGGCGGGAAGTACTCAGAAGAGGATGCGAAGGATGTCATGGtacaaatattaaatgttgttgCATTCTGCCATCTCCAGGGTGTTGTGCACCGTGATCTTAAACCCGAG aattttttgtttttgtcgaAAGATGAATCCTCCCCGTTAAAAGCCATCGATTTTGGCTTATCAGATTTTGTTAGACCAG ATGAAAAGCTTAATGACATTGTTGGAAGTGCATATTACGTAGCACCGGAAGTTCTGCACAGATCATATGGTATAGAGGCTGATGTGTGGAGTATAGGTGTAATAGCATATATTCTTCTATGTGGTAGTCGTCCATTTTGGGCTCGAACAGAGTCTGGAATCTTCAGGGCTGTTTTAAAGGCTGATCCAACTTATGATGAAGCACCCTGGCCTACGTTAACTTCAGAGGCTAATGATTTTGTCAAGCGACTATTGAATAAAGATCCTAGAAAAAGAATGAGTGCTGCTCAAGCATTAT GTCATCCTTGGATGCGTAATCATAGCGGTGCAAAGCTACCACTTGATATTCTTATATTTCGTCTCATGAAGGCATATATGCGGTCATCCTCTTTGCGTAAGGCTGCTTTAAGG GCGTTGTCAAAAACTTTAACCGCAGATGAACTTTTCTATCTTAAAGAGCAATTTGCATTACTGGAGCCAGACAAAAATGGCAACATAAAGCTAGAAAATATAAGATCA GCACTAATGAAATATGGAACAGATGCTATGAAGGAGTCACGGATTCCAGATTTTCTTGCCTCG CTAAATGCACTTCAATATCGAAAGATGGATTTTGAAGAATTCTGCGCAGCTGCCTTAAGTGTTCATCAGCTGGAAGCTCTTGAGCGCTGGGAGCAACATGCTAGGTGTGCATATGAAATCTTTGATAAGGATGGCAATAGGGCTATTGTTATAGAAGAACTTGCCTCT GAGCTTGGACTGGGTCCTTCAATTCCAGTTCATGCTGTCCTTAATGACTGGATAAGGCATACAGATGGAAAGCTAAGTTTTCTTGGTTTTGTGAAATTGTTGCATGGTCCTTCCACCCGAGGACTTGCAAAGGCGCAGTAA
- the LOC101261764 gene encoding pentatricopeptide repeat-containing protein At5g39710, with product MLLVKPYRRALHSSTRQVQCKTLDSPSPSSTTLFVDRAVSILKGYDPISLDSISSQFTPQYASSVLFQCRFDKPLVLRFINWARNRQFFNLQCKCISIHILTRFKLYKTAQSLAEDVALKFGDNKGELVFSCLRDTYYSCKSSSAVFDLMVKSYSHLKMIDRAMNIFELAKFNGFMLTVLSYNSILDALIRVSYNGSFELAQKFYDDMVQSGVSPNVYTYNIMIRGLCAKGELQKSLVVFNEMEKNGCLRNVVTYNTIIGGYCKIGKVDEAVKLLKLMQVRSLEPSVVTYNAIINGLCREGRMKETSEILEEMRGKGLMPDEVTYNTLVNGYCREGNFHQALVLHSEMLRNGLSPDVVTYTSLINSMCKTGNLHRAMEFFDQLHARGLYPNDRTYTTLIVGFSQQGLMNEAYKLLNEMISNGFSPSIVTYNALINGHCAVGRMEDALRVTQEMEQRRLVPDVVTYSTIISGFCRNCGLERAFCVKQQMVEKGVLPDVITYSSLIQGLCEQRRLTEAFELFQEMFRVGLQPDKFTYTTLIGAYCANGDIKGAFHLHNKMIYKGCFPDVVTYNVLINGLNKQARTREAKRLLFKLLYEQSVPNCVTYDMLIESCKDLELKSALDLIKGFCMKGLLNEADQVFELMLQKHKKPSEVAYSLLIHGHSRGGNLHRALNLFREMANLGFIPHTVSIIVLMKELFKEGMSEELHQVIQSTLETCKLADGELAKVIVEVNYKEGNMDAVFNALTEMAKDGLLPNSGKTAFCHMPQ from the coding sequence ATGCTACTTGTTAAACCCTACCGGAGAGCCCTCCATAGTTCAACTCGGCAAGTCCAATGCAAAACCCTAGACTCACCATCTCCTTCCTCCACCACCCTTTTTGTCGACAGGGCTGTATCCATTCTTAAAGGATACGACCCAATTTCCTTGGACTCCATTTCTTCCCAATTCACCCCTCAATATGCTTCTTCCGTGCTTTTCCAATGCCGATTCGATAAACCCCTTGTTCTAAGATTCATCAACTGGGCACGCAACCGCCAATTCTTCAATCTTCAATGCAAGTGTATTTCCATTCATATCCTCACTCGTTTCAAGCTTTACAAGACTGCCCAATCCCTGGCAGAGGATGTTGCTTTGAAATTCGGCGATAACAAGGGTGAATTGGTCTTTTCATGTCTCAGGGACACTTACTATTCTTGCAAGTCCAGCTCTGCTGTGTTCGATTTGATGGTAAAATCCTACTCTCATTTGAAAATGATTGACAGAGCTATGAATATCTTTGAATTAGCCAAGTTTAATGGGTTTATGCTCACTGTTTTGTCCTATAATTCCATTCTTGATGCGTTGATCAGGGTTTCATATAATGGGTCTTTCGAATTAGCTCAAAAGTTTTATGATGATATGGTTCAATCTGGGGTTTCACCTAATGTGTATACTTATAACATTATGATCCGAGGCCTTTGTGCAAAAGGGGAGTTGCAAAAGAGTTTGGTTGTTTTCaatgaaatggaaaaaaatggCTGCTTGCGAAACGTTGTAACCTATAACACTATCATAGGTGGTTATTGTAAGATAGGTAAGGTTGATGAGGCAGTCAAATTGTTGAAGCTAATGCAAGTGAGGAGCTTGGAACCAAGTGTGGTCACATATAATGCTATTATTAATGGGTTGTGTCGAGAAGGTAGAATGAAAGAGACAAGTGAGATTTTGGAAGAGATGAGGGGAAAGGGATTAATGCCTGATGAAGTAACCTATAACACACTGGTAAATGGCTATTGTAGAGAGGGTAACTTTCACCAAGCACTTGTTTTGCACTCGGAAATGTTGAGGAATGGGCTGTCTCCAGATGTTGTGACTTATACTTCTTTGATTAATAGCATGTGCAAGACTGGGAATTTGCACCGTGCAATGGAATTCTTTGATCAACTGCATGCTAGGGGATTATATCCCAACGATAGAACTTACACAACATTGATTGTTGGTTTTTCTCAGCAGGGTCTTATGAATGAGGCTTATAAGCTGTTGAATGAAATGATTTCAAATGGCTTTTCCCCTTCAATTGTAACTTACAATGCGTTAATTAATGGGCATTGTGCAGTGGGCAGGATGGAAGATGCTTTACGTGTGACTCAAGAGATGGAACAGAGAAGGCTGGTCCCAGATGTTGTAACTTATAGTACAATAATATCTGGGTTCTGTAGAAACTGTGGGTTGGAAAGAGCATTCTGTGTTAAGCAGCAGATGGTTGAAAAAGGGGTTTTACCTGATGTTATTACTTATTCATCCCTAATTCAAGGTCTTTGTGAGCAGCGAAGACTGACTGAAGCTTTCGAACTTTTCCAAGAGATGTTCAGAGTAGGTCTGCAACCAGATAAGTTTACATATACTACACTTATTGGTGCATACTGTGCAAATGGGGATATTAAAGGTGCTTTTCACCTGCATAACAAAATGATCTATAAGGGTTGCTTTCCTGATGTCGTCACTTACAATGTCCTAATCAATGGGCTTAACAAACAAGCTCGCACTAGGGAAGCAAAGCGGCTTCTGTTCAAGTTGTTGTATGAGCAATCAGTGCCAAATTGTGTCACTTATGACATGCTAATAGAAAGTTGCAAGGATCTTGAATTGAAGAGTGCGTTAGATCTTATTAAAGGATTCTGCATGAAAGGTCTGTTGAATGAAGCTGACCAAGTTTTTGAGTTGATGCTGCAAAAACACAAGAAGCCGAGTGAAGTAGCTTATAGCCTACTTATACACGGTCATTCCAGGGGTGGGAATTTGCATAGAGCCTTGAATCTTTTCAGAGAAATGGCTAATCTTGGATTTATTCCTCATACAGTAAGTATTATTGTGCTCATGAAAGAACTTTTTAAAGAAGGGATGAGCGAGGAATTACATCAAGTAATTCAAAGCACATTGGAAACCTGTAAACTTGCCGATGGTGAGCTAGCAAAAGTTATTGTTGAGGTGAACTACAAGGAAGGGAACATGGATGCGGTATTCAATGCACTCACTGAAATGGCCAAGGACGGCCTTCTTCCAAATAGTGGGAAAACCGCATTTTGTCACATGCCACAATAA
- the LOC101246189 gene encoding CDPK-related kinase 5 isoform X1, translating into MGACTSKPPRPNPYSPQEILPPPETPNVAETQKENEAKKSPFFPFYSPSPARFFLSKKSPARHSSASKSANSTPARLFKRPFPPPSPAKHIKALLLRRHGSVKPNAASIPEGEETEGANLDKSFGFSKQFVSKYEIGEEVGRGHFGYTCSAIVKKGELKGQKVAVKVIPKAKMTTAISIEDVRREVKILRALTGHNNLIQFYDAFEDRDNVYIVMELCQGGELLDRILARGGKYSEEDAKDVMVQILNVVAFCHLQGVVHRDLKPENFLFLSKDESSPLKAIDFGLSDFVRPDEKLNDIVGSAYYVAPEVLHRSYGIEADVWSIGVIAYILLCGSRPFWARTESGIFRAVLKADPTYDEAPWPTLTSEANDFVKRLLNKDPRKRMSAAQALCHPWMRNHSGAKLPLDILIFRLMKAYMRSSSLRKAALRALSKTLTADELFYLKEQFALLEPDKNGNIKLENIRSALMKYGTDAMKESRIPDFLASLNALQYRKMDFEEFCAAALSVHQLEALERWEQHARCAYEIFDKDGNRAIVIEELASELGLGPSIPVHAVLNDWIRHTDGKLSFLGFVKLLHGPSTRGLAKAQ; encoded by the exons ATGGGTGCTTGTACCTCAAAACCACCAAGACCCAATCCTTATTCCCCACAAGAAATTCTTCCACCACCGGAAACACCAAACGTCGCTGAAACCCAGAAAGAAAATGAAGCTAAAAAATCACCTTTTTTCCCATTTTACTCTCCCAGTCCTGCTCGTTTTTTTCTCTCCAAGAAATCACCTGCCCGTCATTCTTCTGCTTCTAAGAGTGCGAATTCTACTCCGGCGAGGTTGTTTAAACGACCTTTTCCTCCTCCTTCACCGGCGAAGCATATTAAAGCTTTGCTTTTGAGACGGCATGGTAGTGTGAAGCCTAATGCTGCATCTATTCCGGAAGGAGAGGAAACTGAGGGGGCTAACTTGGATAAGAGTTTTGGGTTTTCTAAGCAATTTGTGAGTAAGTATGAAATTGGGGAGGAAGTGGGTAGAGGCCATTTTGGGTATACTTGTTCTGCTATTGTCAAGAAAGGTGAACTTAAGGGTCAGAAAGTTGCTGTTAAGGTCATTCCAAAAGCCAAG ATGACAACAGCTATTTCCATTGAGGATGTCAGACGGGAAGTTAAAATTTTGCGCGCGTTAACAGGACATAACAATCTGATACAATTCTATGATGCATTTGAAGATCGGGATAATGTCTACATTGTGATGGA GTTATGCCAAGGAGGAGAGCTCCTTGATAGAATACTTGCACG GGGCGGGAAGTACTCAGAAGAGGATGCGAAGGATGTCATGGtacaaatattaaatgttgttgCATTCTGCCATCTCCAGGGTGTTGTGCACCGTGATCTTAAACCCGAG aattttttgtttttgtcgaAAGATGAATCCTCCCCGTTAAAAGCCATCGATTTTGGCTTATCAGATTTTGTTAGACCAG ATGAAAAGCTTAATGACATTGTTGGAAGTGCATATTACGTAGCACCGGAAGTTCTGCACAGATCATATGGTATAGAGGCTGATGTGTGGAGTATAGGTGTAATAGCATATATTCTTCTATGTGGTAGTCGTCCATTTTGGGCTCGAACAGAGTCTGGAATCTTCAGGGCTGTTTTAAAGGCTGATCCAACTTATGATGAAGCACCCTGGCCTACGTTAACTTCAGAGGCTAATGATTTTGTCAAGCGACTATTGAATAAAGATCCTAGAAAAAGAATGAGTGCTGCTCAAGCATTAT GTCATCCTTGGATGCGTAATCATAGCGGTGCAAAGCTACCACTTGATATTCTTATATTTCGTCTCATGAAGGCATATATGCGGTCATCCTCTTTGCGTAAGGCTGCTTTAAGG GCGTTGTCAAAAACTTTAACCGCAGATGAACTTTTCTATCTTAAAGAGCAATTTGCATTACTGGAGCCAGACAAAAATGGCAACATAAAGCTAGAAAATATAAGATCA GCACTAATGAAATATGGAACAGATGCTATGAAGGAGTCACGGATTCCAGATTTTCTTGCCTCG CTAAATGCACTTCAATATCGAAAGATGGATTTTGAAGAATTCTGCGCAGCTGCCTTAAGTGTTCATCAGCTGGAAGCTCTTGAGCGCTGGGAGCAACATGCTAGGTGTGCATATGAAATCTTTGATAAGGATGGCAATAGGGCTATTGTTATAGAAGAACTTGCCTCT GAGCTTGGACTGGGTCCTTCAATTCCAGTTCATGCTGTCCTTAATGACTGGATAAGGCATACAGATGGAAAGCTAAGTTTTCTTGGTTTTGTGAAATTGTTGCATGGTCCTTCCACCCGAGGACTTGCAAAGGCGCAGTAA